aatggggggggggggtgggcatgGAAAGGAAGACCATGAGGGGGATAGAATCGATATACCTGAAGCTGGCAAGGTCAAGGCCCCTGAGCTAGTGTAGACTGGTAATCTACAAATGAGAAATGATCCAGTTTAACTTCCCATACAAGGGCAGTAGGGACAGAAAACATGAGAGGGATCAGGCCTCTGAAATGGAAACCAAGGAAAATCCCACTTGTAAAGGTAAGAGGATTATTTGACTATGAAATTTGCTTAACAATTGAATAGGAAGCTAATTTGATCCCCAAGGAGAAAGACAGCATCAAGTAATGGGAACTGCCATTTACCCAGAGCCAGTTAAGTCAAAACCTGAATCAGATTCCTCACCACAACCACTGACCCTGGATTTTTCTAACCGACCAATTGTCAGACTGAGTTGGAGGACTTCCCACTTTCCCAAGCTCCTCCTCCCCTTGGGATCACCTCCTGAGAACTCTAGAGGATGGCAGTATTGAGTGCTTGGGGCAGCTGACCCAGCCAATCAAGGCAGGAGTGCACAAAAAGGGGGAAGGCATAGAGATCCTGCATCTCAAACTGTGGACCATAGTAAATATTTTTGGTCAGGCATTTTTGTCAGTTAACAAGTGGTAACCAGACACACAAAGATCTTTTCAACTCTTTCCAGCTGATGTGAGGAAATGCTCCAAGGTAAATCCGATCCTGGTGAGGACAACAGAGCCCTCAGCATCGCAGGGACCCAGCAGCACTTTTTCAACTTAAGCAGGCACAAAGCTCTCCAAACCAAGGGACTTCTGTTCAGAACTCGAGTGCTCTACTAGGCAGGTGGGGGGTACTACTGAGTGCTCATTCCAAAGGACCAGAATTTCACTCCTATTTTAAATGTTACAGCTATGAATACCAATGTCCCCTAAACCCAGCTCACAGCCTGAGGTGATGAAAGCTGCAGGGGTCAAACTTAGCAAGAAGACAACAGGTCACTAGGGGACTGCTCTGGGACATTGGGACCATTGCCTCCGCTCTCCTTTGCTTCTGAAATGGGCAGCTTTGTTCCACCACACAATCCACACCTGAAGGTATCCACCCACCAGACACAAACCATGTTCTCAGTGAAAACAACAGCCAAACCAACCTTTCATTTGGTATTTTCCATAGTAACAGAGCTAACCATTccacccaggtgtggtggcacttgcctttacatctgggaggcagaggcagatggatctcaggAATTtatctgggaacccaactcaagTCCCATGCCAACCACAGGCTTTCTCTTACCAACCTTGTCAAACCTTTATGCTGTTTTTCAACTATAGGGTTCAGAACCCAGGGTGTGCTTGATTAAGTGTGCAACACCTCCAGCTAgctttttatattatctttcagACTGAGTCTTAATACccaagaaatgacatttttcaGGGCTCAACTATATGGTACTACCCTCTGAGACAGCCTGCCAAGTCTGGGGATGAAAAGGGGCTGTAGGCAAAGACCCAGGTGGAAGTCCCATGCCTCCCATTGGCAAATAAACCAGACTGGGTCCACCCTGGACACTCAAAGCACCACACTATCATTAACTATTTTATGAGGTGTTACTGGCAAGCAACCCAAGTTTGCTGTAAGTGGTGCCACAAGGGACCTCCTTAAGGCCACACACAAGATGACAGCTTCATTATTTATGTCAAGCCTCACAGCTGAGCACCACTGGACCACAACCCAGAGGCAATCATCCTGACTTGAGTGAGGGCATGATTCAAGAGAAGTGTACCAGTCGGCACAACCAACATGCTGGACATTTGCTTTTCTGATGGAAAAGTTCAAAAAGACTGACCCTGAGCATAGTCCATGAAggctttttattaatttgttttacatCTCTAGAAAAAGAATCCCAGGATTTTTCCTCCTGTGTGTTTTCGTCTTGCTTCTTCATGGTCCATGATGCCAGCTGAGGTTGTCAGTACAATGAAGCTATGGAGGAAAGAAACACACTGGTTGAGTATAAACATTCCAGACATGCCTTCTCTGCTCACCACCACCTTCAGTAATGCTCAAGCCTGCTTTCTTAGGAGACAGAGACTGATGCTGCCTAGGAAAgctggtgcctgggggcagtgcATAGGAACGAATCCTGGAACAAAGGATGAAATCTTGAGACCCCAGCTACACACTCTGCCCTGACAGAAAACAAAGATGAGGCTGGGCATGGTTGCACAGGCCCTTAaatcccaacactttggaggaagaaatgggcaATCTGAGTTCCAGATCAGTGAGGCCCTatctaaagtaaataaataaaaaaggcacTGGGGCAGTGAAATGGCCtggagggtaaaggtgcttgctgtcatgcCTGATAATCTGAGGTTCATTCCCAGACCCACATTATAGAGAACTTAAGTATTTAAGTCAAGCTAGTTAGGCAAAGACAGCCACTactatataaataaagaaacctCAGTTCAAGTCCAGCCATAGCCCAACATTTCAGAGCATTAATCTTTAATTGTAGAAAGCCAACTCACCCAAACTGACGGGATGGGAGCAGATTGTTCTGCCATTTTTCTAGGTCTTTGAGTTGCACATCAAATCTAGGGCTTATCACCCCacactgtaaaagaaaaagagagattaAATTCTTTATACTTTACCAAAAATCTAAAACAAGATGGCTTTCATAAGTGCTGGAGAGTCAATGATTCAAAACCAATCACCTATATTACAGGCACCTATTTCTCTGCACACACTTTTTTCTATAAATGCCATTCAAACACTGAGCAGGGTATGGCAGCACAAACCTACAACACTGATACTCAAGAGGTTGGGACAAAaaactgagttctaggacaggtagGGCAACACAGGGTGATCCTGCCCTGGAAACACCATCCACACGTGTATGTATATCTATAGCCAAGCAAGATTATACCCTCCTGCCTACAAGAATGACCCATGTCAAGTACGGCCAAGTGACTTAAGGTCACATGGTAGTGCCTGGAGAACTGCTCGAGGGAAAAAAATATCTCATACAGAACTGAGACTGAATAAAATTACAatcaaaatttcatttcatttttatagctCAAGAGGGCTGCAAGCTCATCAGTAGCTtgccaagcacacacatatatgaacacacatgtgtacacaccaaAACCTTTAAGTAGAGCTGGCCAACAATAAACCTATAAACTGAAAACTGGAATACAGTACATCTAAGTAACAAGTGCCCAACCCTGCCTGCCCCTCTACACTCCCACCCTGAGGGAGGGTGATAGCAGGCAGACAGCAGTGTTCCCACAACTAGTCCAACTCCGCTACTGGGACACAGTGACAAGCGTCCTCCAGAAAAGAGCTCCACTTGAATCGCTGACTACAAACCCTCAAGCAGGACACAGCTGCAGAAAGGCTCCCACTGTTTATACCGCCCTAGGTAGCTCTGATTACCCCTTCCTCTAAGAACCCAGGATGCCCACACAGGACAACCATGTAAGAATTAGCAgtcacatggggggggggggtgcacgtctttaattccagcacttgggagacagagccaggaagatctctgtgagttcaaggccagcctggtctatagagtgagatccaggacagccaccaaaacgacagagaaaccctgtctcgaaacaaaaagAGGATTAGCAGTCACACACCAAAGTAACTATGAAAGATGGAActtggtgccgggcggtggtggtgcacacctttaatcccagcactgggaggcagagccaaatggatctctgtgagttcgaggccagcctgggctaccaagtgagtgccaggaaaggcgcaaagctacacagagaaaccctgtctcgaaaaaacaaaaaaacaaaaaaaacaaaaaagatggaaCTTGGCAAACGCCTTCCAACACCTCCAGGCTGTATGTATCTCCTTAAAGATAAGACTCGTTCTCACCCTATCCTTCCTTGATTCCACCTTCCTGTCTGCTGGCTGTCATGGACTCCAGCCCCCATTTCTTTATTCCAGCTGTGAAAAGGTCCCCAGAGAAGGAAGCAGCACAGCCCTCTCTTAACCAAGCACAAGCAGGGAGATGAAGGGCAGGTTCCGTCCTCTCTAGTCTCTAACACCTTACCCACAGCAAGGGTAAATCTTACTTGAGGCCAACAGGCATTCTCTGGTATAGGGAAAGTGAAGTTCAGAGAGAATGACCTACACAATAGCAGTAAGCACTACACCACATGCCGCTCTACCTGCACCTACCTCCTCCTATTGGCTAAGCAATTGACCAGAGACATGAGCATGACTAAAGTTTCCTAAAATCAGAAAAAACAAAGCAGGACAGCTACTCTCAAATTCAAAAGCACACCGGGAGTGGGTTCTTACTGCAACAACAAATGACTGAAAACTAGCCTTGCCAACTCTTCATCTTTCAAAGACCTCAGAAGCAGTAGTGTTAAGGTCTGGATATTGAGAAGCAACTTTGTGAAACAAAAACCTTCAGAACAGAAGGAAAACCTCACCAACTCAACCACTACCACTGACCATGTGTTTTACTCCATGAGATAAggccagtagttctcaacctttctaatactatgaccctttaatacagttcctcatgttaaaGTGACCcctaattttaaatcatttttgttgctacttaactaattttgctactggaaGTAAATGTTTACCAACTGGGCGTGGTAGCCCACGTCTTTAGTCCTAGCAGCAGGGaggcaggatttctgtgagttcaaggttagcctgatctacaaggagagttccaggacagaaccgttacagagaaaccgtctccaaaccaccccctcaaaaaaagaatCAGTTTTTCAAaggtcttaggagacccctgtgaaagcgttgttcaacccccaaaatggttgagaaccactggaccaAAGGTCCTCAAACTCCTCACAGATCAGCCTCAGCCACACTGGCTTACTGACATGTCCCAAACACCAGCTATCAGACCATCAAGTCAAAGAGACAGGGATCAAATAGTCTCTTTGGTTATACTGACAATTCAAACTGACAAGCAATCTAGACCTCAGACACAACTATAACCTACACTGGCAAACTCTGAGAGGCCATCAACCCTGGCACTTAGCCATTTACTCAAGATAacaattccattaaaaaaaacagcaatgcacTGGAGGTAGAGAtctgagttaaaggccaacctGTCTACGTATTAAGACCCCATCTTGAAAACAGATCCAGCACACCATGAGTACTAAGAAATTGAATTGTTTATATACTAAGTCATAACCTGAAGCTACTGAAATCGGTAGTCAATTGGGTTACCATGGCCTAGTTTTATCTCACACAAAACTTACCAAAAACTTGAGCAAGCAGTCAAAGATAACAATTGAAATGTAGTGTTTAAAGAGTCACCCTCGCCAATTCCTGAAATTCGGGAAGTGAGCAAGGGTGCCAGCAGTACACAAAACTTGCAGGCAGATGCAAAGTGAGTGAAGGTTCTTTAAAGAGACAATCTCGTCTTACCTTGTTCAACCTGCCTGTGAGGTTCACAACGATTTTCCCAGCTCTGTGGTCGTCGATGATTTCAAACTCACCAATGTAACCTGTAAACCAAAGGACTAGTCAGTATCAGACCAAAGACACCAGTCTGAGACTTAAACCTTTAGGACCCAGCACTGCTTTTGCCTACATTTTCCCCCCTCACATCTGATTGTGTCAGAATTCTTAAAACTCTGCATGACATAAAAATTTAGGCATTACACCTAAAACCATTCCTAGCATAatccttttccctcccttcccaatATTCACGGTGGTACAGTCCCAAGGCCAGCTTGCCCCAGCCATCAGGGTAACCTTTCCCCCCCCAACTGTCCAGAGGCTCAGGAGCCCTGGGGCTTGCAGTGACCTGTGTCACTTAAGTCCAGACACAAGCTCACTTGTCCCAGCCTCACCCAACTTTGGCTCTCTAAAAGCTTCACTTGTACTACCCTACCCTCTCTCCCACAGACCCACCAAGTACTCTGCTGTGGTTGTCTCTTTAGGATTATTTCCTTCGACTACCAAAAATCTAAAACACCAACACTCACCATGCTTCATCATCACAGTTAAGAACCTAACGATGACTTTGGAGCAGGGCCTGATGAGGACCTGGCGCTTGCCTCTCTTCTCAGCATTGTTGATGCTCTTGAGAGCATCAGCCAGGACATTCATGCGCACCATGGTGcctgaggaaagaaaacacaggattTGCTTGCACCGACATCCGATCATGAAACTTGTCTCCCTACTCCCACCATTAAATTTTCTTTGGTCTAAGCTCATGACACAAGACATTCGGGCTCCTACCACCCAGCACACAAATAGCTGGACAAAACGACACAAGCCAAGACTCAGAAGATAACCTTGCCAAACGTCTAAGTAGGGAGTGGCTGTCAACAGAACGGAAGTTTTAGCAACGTTTGCCAGGATCTTCCAAGTCAGCAGTGTCAGCGGTTAACACGACTTAACTCACTTTCAGGCAACCCCTTAGCACACTGCCGACAAAAAGCCTCCCAGAAGCAGAAGCATTAGGTGACGGGGCGCCCAAACGGCTCCTTGGACGGCAGGGCGGCTTTCACAGCATATTTCACGTGCCAAGCGCAAACCCCGACTTGATCCCCTAACTGAGCAGTGAGTGGCTGGGCAGAAACCCCAGCGCCAACACTGGCCACGGCTGCGTGGGGCGCCCGGGACTCTGGAGCGCCCGCCGACACCAGAAGCTTGCAGGACCCACGCGGGCCACCGTCCCCGCCGGCCCGGGCCGAGCGGAGCCCTGCCTGCAGCCGTGGGCCAGCTCCCGCCAAGAGCCGCCCATGGCGGCCCCGACCCCGACCGAAGGAAGCCGCGACCGCGGCAGGGCTCAATGAGCCCGCGGGACTCCCAAAACGAGCCCCGGGTAGACGGATGGCGCGGATGCCGGCGGATGACCGCGGAGCTCCACGGAGATTCACTCACCGGCGCGGAAAGATGGCGGAAAGAGGGTGGGAGGGCCGAACGCACGGAGTTATGGGAAGCGGAAGTGCTATCGCGAGACTTCATGGCCATCCACCCAAAATAAAAGAATCACCCTGTGTGAGAGATTTCTTATGGGAAGGGCGGGGCGGTTGAGAATGGAAGGGCTGAACTCTTAACTCTTTAGGGCTTGCGCTGTAGTTCAGGTAGTCTGGAACTTgcggcagtcctcctgcctcagcccttagGGTCCTGGCGTTAACACCACAGTCGGctttttcttgggtttttgttttgagataatgAAACTCACCAGGTAGCTGCGGCTGTGCTGGAACTATGGACACCAGGTGACttctaactgcctctgcctcctagtgctgggattaaaggcgtactcCACACCCggctcttttgattagtttgattggtttggtttgggtttgccTTTTGGAAATTGGATCTCACCAGGCTATCCCCAGATTCATGATAATCCTGACTCAAGCGGTGTTACTACCAtggtctcctcctcttcttcagggagtctttcattatgtagcccgggctggcctcagattAGTGATCCTTCTGGGGTCACCTGCCTGCCTGGGAACTGGGGCTACACCAGAAATGAATCTATTGTCTGCTAGCCTGGACCGTTAAATTTCAAGCCAACAGAGGTTTAGTAAGCTTTGTTCATTGCTGTACGCACGAAGTGTAGAGAGGCTTCTGCCACATAGTAGGCCCTCAATACACAGCTGACAGACAAatcagtttccccatcatgaaaaCAGAGATGATACCACCAACCACTTGAAGTTGCTTTGAGGGTGAGAGGTCACAGTGGCAATGGTGTTCAGTGTAGTGAGCATTGCCTCAGTCCTCTCCACCCATCCCTTCTCTCATCTCAGGGGAATCTTCACTGCCTATCATAACTCATGCCACACAAAGaccatttgtttttttcctaaggtTATTAGGATTTTGAATACAGGTCTGGctatgtagctcaaactggcctcaaactcatcctcCCCAATTCCCTTGACATACTAGCTCCACGTACACTTACCTTGCTCTGTTCAGTTTGCTTTAATTTAATGATTAGCAGAAGGCTAGAGTTAGAACATTTCTTAttttcagggtgtttttttttttttttttttttttttttgttgttgttgttgttttcttcaagacagagtttctctgtgtagccatggctcacctggaactctggagaccaggctggccccaaactcatggagatttacctctgcttcctggacagagtgctgggataaacaGCGTgccccgccaccaccacccagcaaagatttatgtgttttatgtgtatgagtgctctgtctgcatgtatgcctgcccgctagaagagggcatcagataacattatagatggctgtaagctaccatgtttgctgggaattgaactcaagacctgtggaagagcagccagtgctcttaagagctgagctctctctccagtcccaatatcttgtttgtttggtttggcttggctttttgagacatggtttctctgtgtagctttggagcctgtcctggaactcactttatagcccaggctggccttgaactcacagagatccgcctgcctctgcctcccaagtgctaggattaaaggtgtgtgccaccaccgcccagccatctCTTCATTTTCAGGGGCTTTCCATAGGAAGGACATAGAATGTACACTATCACTGTATACTGTATCCCTCCTTTAACTACTCAACTGACATCTGAGTGCCTAGCATGTGCCAACTGTTGCACCATGTACTTGGAGTCAAGGAGCCAAACCAGCAGCTCCAATCAGTAGCAAATTCCGACTGTAGCCAGAGACAGCAAATCAAGAGGGCCACAGCTATACAGGGTGGCAATGTGAAGGGCTCTGAGGATGTAGGTTATCTGGGAAGTTGCCACAGCTTCCCTAAAAGAACTACTTCCATAAGCTTAGCTGCTAACAAATCCTGAGATCTGTGATATTGTCTCTACTTCACAGGTAAGAAAACTGTCATCTTAAATGGACCTGATACAAAAACTTCAAGAATTCAAAGCAAAGTGGGAGTGGgcagtggggtgggagggtggtaGTTAACTAGTTAGTCTAAAATACTAGACTCCTTGGCGATTTCCCTACTTGATCCCACAGGCTTTTGCTATGTAGGCTTGGTGAAGCACAGCATCTGGATGTCTCCACACTGAGCCTAGAGGAGGGAACTTGTGTAGAAATGGGTAAGAAACTCAGGGTGCTGGGCAGCAGGGAAGTAGAAGAGCCCTGTAGAAACTGACTCACATCTGATCCATTAAGAGACAAACTAAAACCTGGTGAAAGATGAGCAGCTGGAGTTTAACCACACTGTAGAAAGATCAAGagtccaaggccatcctgggctttaTATATGAGACTGTCTAAAAACACCCAAGTTCCCACACTCTATAGGGCATGGGGAAACTTTTAGGatccattcttttcttcttggccCAGCTCATTCCAAATGTGTCCACATGAGTGTTGGAATGACAGAACCTCATGAGGGAACTCAAACCAGTCTTGAAAAGAAGACTCAAGACTATGGCCAAAGGTAGCAAAGGATGGCTATGGTTTCGGCCACATATAGCTGACCTAAGCAGATGCCACAGGCGCATGTTTAGACCAGGGTTTCTTCTTATATTTTGAACCTTTTGAACAAATCTTCCTAGGTAGTCAAGGGTGGGCTTGAGATTATAAACTATAACTTCAAAGCCTCAGACAACCACAGGAGCTGTGATGACCTTGGCTTGACACCTCCAGAAAAGGATCCTGAAGTGCTTAAAGATGGAGCCTGTTCCCAATGAGACCCCATGTTATAGCATCCAACTtgaggtatatatatataattttaatatatatattttatttctatatatatatatatatatatatatatatatatatatatatatttgctttttgagacagggtttctctgtatagttttggtacctgttctgcatcttgctctgtagaccaggctggccttgaactcagagatccacctggctctgcctcagagtgctgggattaaaggcgtgggccaccactgcctggtgaagtataattttaaaaggcaGACAAAAGTCACCTACTGATTATTATCAACCATTGTGTTGGAAGCAAAAGTACATGCTCTTTTGagcctcttctgccctctgctggtcCCTCCCCTGCTGGTCTTGGGATGGCCTCCTCTTCAGTGTTTCCTTTTCAATCTAGCAGTGCCTGGTGTTCCTTTTAAGAGAACCTCAGAGGGCAGGACTATAAATAACAGGGAGGTCACTTACTAGTCAGAATCAAAAacccaaacagcaacaaaagtgAGACAAAGAgattccagctttttttttttttttttaattttcccccTTTTACACAAAACAAAGTAGAAGAAATGATTAAAACTGCCAAAGTAGTTAATTGGTAGAACATGTattattcacacacaaaaaaaaattccaggtagGAAGGCAGGCTTATTTACAAGAAAACATGTAAAATTAAGGTGGGTGTcatgaaacattaaaaaacaaacatgctACAACAGGTGCCACTGTTTACAGTGCCAGGGAGGTGAAAGGACAGAGGCAGATACACAAGGTTCAGGCTTCACAGCATCAGTGCAATGGATCCACAAACTATGGTACAGCTAGTTCATGGGTTAAGAGTTGTTCCCAAATGTGTCCTATTTTGGCCCTCAGAGGTTCACTCCTGCAGATTTCAACTGCTCTGAAAGTCTACCTACTGAAAGGGCATGTGATCACAGTAAGCTTAAGGAGTTACAAACGCTACACAGAGCAGTCACTGTCAGCAGTCTGCTCTCAGCTGCAACCCTGCAAGGGGAAAGTCCAACACCAGTGTAGACACTGCTTCCAAGTATAAACCTAGAGCCACTGAAATACAGCCAGCATTacgagggggaaaaaaacaagtattttggggCTTACCTCTAAAGGCTTTTTTCTGGtcttaaaaattaatacatgTTCTAGTTTTTTACTGAGTGAACAAAGGAGACTtttatatccctggctggccttggagTAAAGTCATAGACATTTTAAGTCAGCTGAAAATCTGGAACAAAGAGCGTGCTAAAATACCCAAATACAATCTTCTGGAAGTTTGTTGTTCAAGAGCTGTTAAAACTTGATGCAGTGCAAAGGGAATGAGAGGTCAGTCTAAGCTGACAGATTcctcatgtgaaaaaaaaagaggcaatgcTTCCAAAAAGTGCTACATTTCCTACAAGAGAGGAACTCAGACACTAGGGTGTGGAATTTTATCCTATTCCATGGGCATTCTCCCACAGTGGAAAATCAGGAATGAATCTTAAGTGGTCTCTTCATCAAAAGTGGTAAACCTGGTCTCTGTACTCACAAAGATAAGACAGTTTGTTAAGCAGACTGTGGAAGCAGACAGTAGAACCAGCTTCCTGTAAGCCACAGACCACTACCTTGACTATAGCTTAAAGCAAACATCAACAATTATCCAAAGTCACAGTTCACTGTACAAAAGAGTAAAGGTCACCACTTTAGTATTTTAAAGGaagttgtcaaaaataaaaactcaataaAGCAAGTTATGACGGGAATGCACCCAGCTACAGCTGGCACTGGACACAGCACAAAGCCTGGCCTGTGGGAATCTCTATCAACAAGGGCAGAGTGAGGGAAGCAAAGAGCCACTGTTAACGTTAGCATCCAGACAGCACTGGACAACTGTTCCCAGGGCAGGCAGGCGCGCTCCACGGAAGCCGCatcactcatttttcttttctttctgcttgagAAGCTTGTTTATCTCCCTTTTAGCCATCCCAATGTACTTCAAAATGATTCCATGTTGATTTAGTCCAGGAAGCAGCAGCACAAAAGTCActggaaataaagaaatgaagttaaTTTGACTCACAGTTGAAAGCAGGTAGACTctggaggaagcaagatgaaacaCACTCTCCCCCCTCAGGAT
The nucleotide sequence above comes from Peromyscus maniculatus bairdii isolate BWxNUB_F1_BW_parent chromosome 1, HU_Pman_BW_mat_3.1, whole genome shotgun sequence. Encoded proteins:
- the Rps15a gene encoding small ribosomal subunit protein uS8, with translation MVRMNVLADALKSINNAEKRGKRQVLIRPCSKVIVRFLTVMMKHGYIGEFEIIDDHRAGKIVVNLTGRLNKCGVISPRFDVQLKDLEKWQNNLLPSRQFGFIVLTTSAGIMDHEEARRKHTGGKILGFFF